The window AGGCATGCAGAAATTCCTGTCTATAGCCAGATCTGCCAGTGACGATAAGACATCCAGTATCGAGACAGCCTGAGCGACCTTCTGCAGAATATGACTTCTGGCCGAGATCTCTGAACAGACCCTGGAGAAGATCTCCTTTTCAAGTTCTATTCGCCTGACATCCGCTGTGAGTATCTGTGTCTCACGTTCTTTTAGTTTCTCTGTCACATACCTTTGAGATGCTACCAGGGATTGTTTAGCTGAATAATCTTCCGGTATTTTCGATTCATGAATCCTTGATACCTCAATATAGTATCCGAACACTTTATTGAATCCGACTTTTAGAGAGGGTATCCCTGTCCGTTCCCGTTCCTGCCGTTGAAGATCGGCTATCCACTGTCGGCCATTTTCCGAATCATCTATCAGTATGTCGAGAGCAGAGTCGAAGCCTGTTCGGATAAATCCACCATCCTTCATCCTGGAGGGAGCTTCCGGATCGATGCTGTCCTTGATAAGGTCGGAGATATTGTTGGGTTGAGACGCAATATCAATGTTTTCCCTTACTACCTTAGCATCGAAACTGGAGCATTTCTCGATTATTTCCGGAATCCTCGATAATGCATCCGCAAGGTAAAGAAGCTCTCTGGGAGACGCCCTTCCGGTAGTAACCCTTGAGATGATCCTTTCGATGTCGGGAAATCCAACTAAAGAAGACCTCAGTGATCTCATCATGATCTGGTCGGATATGATAGAGGATATTCCTTCGAGTCTTCTATTAATCACTTCAATTATCCTCGAAGGGTGCATCATCCAACTCCGGAGACACCTGCCTCCTCCCGAAGTCTTTGTTCTATCCATATGGTGTATTAGAGTCGTTTCAGGAGAATCTCCACGAACTGGTTCGGTGAGTTCAAGGTTTCTGGCCGTTTCCGCGTCGAGAAAAAGCGTATCTTCCGGCACAATAAGTAGAATATTCGAGAGATGTGCCATATCATTGTTCCTGAGGTCCTTTATATGCCTTAAAAGAGAGCCTGCCGATATTACAGCTAGTTTCCTGCCTTCAATACCAAAGCAGGAAAGGTTATTTACCCCAAAATGTTTCTTCAACTCTTCTTCGGCTTCTTTTTCATTAAAGAGATACCCGGGGGCGCTTTCGACAGAACATCCAGGACTATTTTCAAGAATCAGGGTGCTGAGTAAATCTTCGCCTTCAGGGATTATTGATTCACGGACCTGGAAACCACTTATCAGGTTCTCTACAATCTGTTTCGAATCTTCAGCTACCCTGAATTCTCCAGTAGAAAGGTCTATCAGCGAAAACCCATAGTTTTCACCTTTCGAGACAATCGACATTATATAGTTATTTTCCTTTTCCTGGAGAGTTGAAGGTTCCAGCGTCGTCCCCGGTGTGATTATATCAGTGACCTCTCTCTTGACGATCCCCTTTCCCTCTCCCGGCAGCTCGACCTGGTCGCATATAATGACTTTTTCACCATGGGCGAGCAATTTGGAGATATATGCATCGACAGCATGAATAGGTACTCCGGCCAATGGGATTGGATTTTTTTTGTCCCTTGAGGTCAGAGCGATATTGAGAATTCTGGAGATTTTCCTGGCATCCTCATAGAACGTCTCGTAAAAATCTCCGACCTGAAACAGGAGGATGCCGTCATCGTATCTATCCCTGATTTCCTGATACTGGGTCATCAGAGGAGTGGCTTTGGGGCTCATTTATTCGAGAGGAAGGACTTTGCTCGAGTATCCGGTCTGTTCCATGAATCTCAACGCGTCAGCTTCGGCCTTTTCACGAGTCGGGTATCTACCGACCCTTACCCTGTACCATATTCTGCCTCTGCTCTCGCTCGATTCCACTCTAAGGCCCTCGACGGCTTCTCTGAGTTCTGCGGCAAAGATCTCGGCGTTTTCTCTCACGCTGAACGCGCCGAATTGTAACGTATAGAGCTGATCGGATGATGACGCGTAGTCAATAATACTTGCCGTCGTCTCTTCCCTTTCACCTCCTCCCGACGAAATATGTCTTTTTCTGCTGGTTACCCTGTCGAGTGCCTGAAGTTTTTCTCTCGCCTGGGGCGCTTCTAATGACTCAGGAAAAAGTCTTTTCAGATTTCTGTAAACATTAATTGCTTTCTCATGTTCGCCAAGTATCTCATAGCATTCTCCGAGCTTGAATCCCGCGACAGGATTTGAGTGGCTTCCCGCAATCATCTCGAATCTTTCTACCGCATTGCTGACTCTGCCGTACTGTATATCGATCTCCGCGAGAGCCATGTAGCCCCAGTAGAGATAATCTCCCCTGTCTACCAAAGCGAATTCAATCTCCGCCCTTTCAGAATCACCCAACTCCTTGCTGGCAAGTCCCTTGAAGTAGTGAGCTTCCATTCTTTCCGAGGAACGGGAGTCATCAGGTATACGACCAAGAGTTTCGATGACTTCCCTGTAACTTCCAAGCGCATAGTAAATCTTCGCAAGTTCCACTTTCGCCTTGAAAGCTTCTCCCTTACGTCCTGAAGCTACGACCTCTCTGTAAAGCCTGACAGCTTGATCCGAGTCTGTTTCAACTGAAGCAAGTATCATCCTGGCCTGATCGAGAGATCTGCCCCTGAGACCGTCAATACTCTCTTCAATCGCAGTCCTGGCGTTGGCGTACTCTTTGCGGTTGATCTCTCTCCGGACAGACCTGAAGTTCAACGATGCTCCTTGCAGGAGGGCGGAAATCAGGACTATCAGCGCCAGAGCAAGTGATATTCTTCGGATAATAAAGATTATTCTTCCATCCTGAAAGTGTTGAGCCCCGAACAGTTTCTGCAGTAATGTTGTGGTATGGTCGACTTTTCCCCGCATGTCGAACATATGTTCGCAAGGTGATGGTAAGAGGAGGCCCCCTTCTCATCAAGAACCTTCCGAGCATCGATCTCCATTTCAGCATCCAGGTACGCGGCCGCCATTTTAATGGCTATAAGATAGTCGACCGGCCCGCCCGAAGCCTTAGCTTCCCGCAGGACAGAAATGCTTTTTCGTGTGTCTCCCTTTTTCAGAAAAAGGTCCGCGAGAGCAAAGCTGACAAATGGATCAGATGGGTATTTTTCAGAAAGGTCATCGAGAAGAACCTCGAGACGTTCATAATCTCCCGACTCAAAAAGTGCTTTCTGCAGATCAGGAAGTATTTCTTCGAGAAACGCAATGTCTTCTATTAAAAGACGATGCCACAACTGGACGGCAGCCCCACTGTCCCCACCCTCTGCCTCCACAACAGCTGAAAGGTAAAGAGCAGGTACGGACGAGTCGTCTTCCCTGAGAGCCTTTTTCAGAAAAGCCCTTGATTCCGCTTTTTCATCTCTGTCGTAAAGTATCGACCCCACACAGGAAAGGTACGCGCTTCTCTCCCAGGCCCCCGTCTCAGGGTCTATATTCGAAATGGCTTTGAGCATGGAGAAAGCATTTTCATAATCACCATTTTTATGATACAAGCGGTGAAGTGCCCTTGCGATATCTATATCTTTCTTGCGTTTGTGAATTGAATTAAGAGCGGCAATGGCTCTATCCATTTTTCCCATTTCTGAGAGATCTTCCGCTAAAGCGATCTGGACGGCCTTCTCCTCTTCATAACCCAGATCACGTCTGACTGTTAGACTCCTGTGTATCTGAAGGGCCTTTTCGGGCATTTTCCTTTCACGCAGAAGATTTCCGAGTTGAATATAGGCACCAATATCAGATTCTCCATTTTTGACCGCTTTCGTCAACAGCTTGAATGCCTTGTCCCTGTCTCCATCGATGAGTGCGTAAAGGGCTTCTATATATCCAGTCCCTGATGCTCTGCGTTTTCTCTTTTTCTGAAGAAAAAGCATGACAAGCAGGATAGCAGCTGCGACACAGAGAATAATAAGAAGTATTGCCTTGAAACTGATAGTATCCATTCCCATGATAATGTCTTTCTATAATACAGGATCCGTATCGACGTCTTCGTCATCCTCGAGAGGGAGAGTCCTGAGGTCCGAAAGCTCTCCTTTTAATTTTTTATTAAGTTTTCTCTCCCTGACCAGTTTCAGCATAAGCTGAGCCTCCCTGATCCATGCTCCCACCGCCCAGACAATCATTCCCAGAAAAAATGTCACAACCAGAACGAGGTTCATTTCAACATCGACAAATGTCCTGGTAAAAAAATGAAATGTCACTCGGGTGCCCGCGTTTTTTGTTCCAAGCCAGACCAGCCCTACGGCACCTATAAGGAGAATGATACCACGAATGATCCACACGAATATTACCTCCTTCACACCACCTCACCAATGTAGGTGAAGTTTCGTATCCCTGTCAGGTAGACTTGCAAAACATCCCCATTATTCAGATCGGCTCTACTTACGAGAACGTTTCTGAAATGCGGCGTTCGACCTTTCCAAAAAAGATATTCCCCCTTTTTAACCCTAGCGTCAAGAAGGATTTCGTCTGTCAGCCCGACTCTCGATTCCAGAATCTCTTTTCTTATCTTCTGTACAAGGCTGTTCAGCCTTGCAAGTCTTTCCTTCTTCAGTTCTGAAGAAACATCATCGTCCATTTTGTATGCCGACGTACCTTCTCTTGGCGAATATTTAAATGTAAAAGCTGAATCAAATCTACAATCCCTTACGACACCCAGTGTCTCCTCAAAATCCGCGTCAGTCTCCGAGGGAAATCCGACTATGATATCGGTAGTAATTGCCAGGTCCGGCCTGATCTTACGTGCCTCAGAGACAATATCGAGATAATGTTGCCTGGTATACCCCCTCCCCATCAAAGAAAGCACACGGTCGCTTCCGGCCTGGAATGGGAGATGGATATGGGGACACAACCGTTGATCTTCATTCATTATCTGAAATATCTTTTTGTCGACATCTCGAGGATGAGTAGTGAGAAATCTCAATCGCCTGATATCAGAGTTCTCAAGGATATGTCGGATGAGACCTGTAAAATCGATGCCATCTCTGTTGTAAGCCATTACGTTCTGACCGAGAAGAGTAATTTCTTCTGCGCCGGCCGCAGTTAGAATATCCACTTCATGAAGAATGTGAGCGATATCCCGACTTCTCACTGGGCCTCTAAGATAAGGAACGATGCAGTAGGAACAGAAGTTCTCACATCCGCGGGTAATCGAGAGAAAACGGGAGACTCTCTTGTCCTTCTCGTCAGATGTCGACCCCAGGCGGTATGCTGCGTTCTCGTCCTGCTCCGTGATCACATTTTTTTCTCCGCCTTCAATAATCGAAATGACAGCAGATACAAGTCCGAGGTAGTTATCCGGACCTACAATCAGGGACAACCCAGAGACTTTCTTGAAAAGACTGTCACCCATTCTCTGGGCCATGCATCCACAAACGACAAGAACAGCCCTGTTCCTTGAAAGGTCGTTAAGTCTGCCTATTGCTCTTTGTTCCGCATTCTCCCTCACACTGCACGTATTTACAACTATGACATCAGCTTCTCCGGCTGTTTGTACAGTCTCAAACCCTGAGGCAATCATCATGGATTCGATGACCTCAGTGTCAAACGCGTTCATCTGACATCCAAATGACTCATAGTAGGTCTTCATCATGTCCAGTACTTTCAGCCTTTCGTCCAAACAAACTTCTATTCGCTCAATATCCCATAGAGTCTGCCCCTCGAAAAATGAGTGATCTCTACAGGACAGAGTTTTCCATATTTCGCCCGAGGAGCCTTGAGGCTGACTTCGCAGTAATTCCCTGTAAGGCCGGTCAGGAACCTTGAATGGCGCTTTGCTTTTCCTTGAACGAGGACTATCTCCCGTTTACCCGTTCTGGATCGCATGAATTCGAGTTTCTTTTTCTTACCGAGCCGAATAAGTTTCCTGCTTCTCGATTTTTTTACCTCTGGTGATACCTGATCCTTCATGCTGTCCGCCGGAGTCCCTGGTCTCCTCGAATAAGCAAAGACATGGAAATAATTAAAAGGAAGAGCCTTCAGGAAATTTCTGGTATTCCGGAACCTTACATCGGTCTCTCCCGGAAACCCGGTAATTATATCAGTGCCTATCGATATATCCATGGATGTTTTCTTCACCTCATCCAATTTTGCCAGAAAACCACTCGTAGAATATGGTCGGTTCATGGCTTTCAGGATATCGTCATCGCCACTCTGTAGTGGGATATGGAGATGAGAAGCCAGTCTTTCGCTCGATACCATCAATGAGAGAATGCCGTGACTCACTTCGTTCATCTCTATACTACTTAATCGCAACCTCACCTTATCCGTGCGTGAGATTATGTCGGAAATGAGAGTATCCAGCTTTATCCTTTCGGGGAGATCATATCCATACCGCCCGATGTGTATACCTGTAAGGACCACTTCTTCTATACCATTATTTTCCAGCCTTATAACCTGAGCGAGAACATCATCTCTTGGAATGCTTCTACTAGAACCTCTAGCTCTTGGAATGATGCAGTAGGTGCAGGATGAATCGCATCCCTCCTGGATCTTTATAAATGCCCTCGAATGCTTGTTAAAATCGTCAATACCGTGAAAATGTTTTTCAGATTTTGAATCTGAAATGAGATCCAACTGACTCCCAGCAAGCCTTTCAAGTTCCAGAGGTATGGATTCCTTCTGGACGTTTCCCAGAACAAAATCGACCTCGTCCATCATTTCGAGAACCTTCGGAGATACTTCAGCGTAGCATCCAGTCACAAGCACAAAACCGTCCGGAGACGCGCGTTTGGCCCTTCTTACCGCATTCCTGCAACGTGAATCCGTTTTGCCTGTGACAGTACATGTATTCACAATACTGAAAGAAGATTTCGCTCCGAAATCCCTGCACTCCCAGCCAAGGCGGATAAGTTCCTGTCTTATACACTCTGATTCAAACTGATTCAGTTTGCAGCCAAGGGTTGTTATCGAAAATGTCTTTCCGGCTTTCAGACTGTGCCCCCATAATCATGTTTATCATACAAAGCGGAGTGAAGGCATCAGATCGCCCTCACTCCGCTTAAAAAAGACAAGCCTTGATCTGGCTTATTCCTTCTTTTCTTCATCCTCTACAGCTTCTTTGTCTGCTGTTTCTTCTGAAGCTTCTTCTTCAACGGCGGGTTCCTCAACCGGAGCGTCTGAAGGCTCAGTGACGGGATCATCATTGGTTTTCACCTCATCAGGAGATTCTTCTACAGCCACTTCTTCAGGCTCTGGCGCCTTGTCAGTAACTATATCTTCCTGATAAGCATCATCGTACGGTTCAGCCATATCACCCGAGGTGTCATCCGGCAGATCGTTGTTGACCTCTCTCCTTGGGAATTTCTCTCTGAACTCTTCCAGTTCTTCTTTGGATTTTCCCTCGAAAAAAGCGTTAACGCTGAGAACAATGCGTTTGTTCTGCGGATCCATCTTGATGACCTTCAGGGGCAGCTTGTTATTCGTATCAAAGTGCTCTGTAGGTTTCTTGATCCCATCAATCCCGAGATGGGA is drawn from Candidatus Latescibacterota bacterium and contains these coding sequences:
- a CDS encoding DUF1049 domain-containing protein, which translates into the protein MWIIRGIILLIGAVGLVWLGTKNAGTRVTFHFFTRTFVDVEMNLVLVVTFFLGMIVWAVGAWIREAQLMLKLVRERKLNKKLKGELSDLRTLPLEDDEDVDTDPVL
- a CDS encoding SPOR domain-containing protein — protein: MNFRSVRREINRKEYANARTAIEESIDGLRGRSLDQARMILASVETDSDQAVRLYREVVASGRKGEAFKAKVELAKIYYALGSYREVIETLGRIPDDSRSSERMEAHYFKGLASKELGDSERAEIEFALVDRGDYLYWGYMALAEIDIQYGRVSNAVERFEMIAGSHSNPVAGFKLGECYEILGEHEKAINVYRNLKRLFPESLEAPQAREKLQALDRVTSRKRHISSGGGEREETTASIIDYASSSDQLYTLQFGAFSVRENAEIFAAELREAVEGLRVESSESRGRIWYRVRVGRYPTREKAEADALRFMEQTGYSSKVLPLE
- the miaB gene encoding tRNA (N6-isopentenyl adenosine(37)-C2)-methylthiotransferase MiaB; this translates as MDERLKVLDMMKTYYESFGCQMNAFDTEVIESMMIASGFETVQTAGEADVIVVNTCSVRENAEQRAIGRLNDLSRNRAVLVVCGCMAQRMGDSLFKKVSGLSLIVGPDNYLGLVSAVISIIEGGEKNVITEQDENAAYRLGSTSDEKDKRVSRFLSITRGCENFCSYCIVPYLRGPVRSRDIAHILHEVDILTAAGAEEITLLGQNVMAYNRDGIDFTGLIRHILENSDIRRLRFLTTHPRDVDKKIFQIMNEDQRLCPHIHLPFQAGSDRVLSLMGRGYTRQHYLDIVSEARKIRPDLAITTDIIVGFPSETDADFEETLGVVRDCRFDSAFTFKYSPREGTSAYKMDDDVSSELKKERLARLNSLVQKIRKEILESRVGLTDEILLDARVKKGEYLFWKGRTPHFRNVLVSRADLNNGDVLQVYLTGIRNFTYIGEVV
- the mtaB gene encoding tRNA (N(6)-L-threonylcarbamoyladenosine(37)-C(2))-methylthiotransferase MtaB, with protein sequence MKAGKTFSITTLGCKLNQFESECIRQELIRLGWECRDFGAKSSFSIVNTCTVTGKTDSRCRNAVRRAKRASPDGFVLVTGCYAEVSPKVLEMMDEVDFVLGNVQKESIPLELERLAGSQLDLISDSKSEKHFHGIDDFNKHSRAFIKIQEGCDSSCTYCIIPRARGSSRSIPRDDVLAQVIRLENNGIEEVVLTGIHIGRYGYDLPERIKLDTLISDIISRTDKVRLRLSSIEMNEVSHGILSLMVSSERLASHLHIPLQSGDDDILKAMNRPYSTSGFLAKLDEVKKTSMDISIGTDIITGFPGETDVRFRNTRNFLKALPFNYFHVFAYSRRPGTPADSMKDQVSPEVKKSRSRKLIRLGKKKKLEFMRSRTGKREIVLVQGKAKRHSRFLTGLTGNYCEVSLKAPRAKYGKLCPVEITHFSRGRLYGILSE
- the mutS gene encoding DNA mismatch repair protein MutS, translating into MSPKATPLMTQYQEIRDRYDDGILLFQVGDFYETFYEDARKISRILNIALTSRDKKNPIPLAGVPIHAVDAYISKLLAHGEKVIICDQVELPGEGKGIVKREVTDIITPGTTLEPSTLQEKENNYIMSIVSKGENYGFSLIDLSTGEFRVAEDSKQIVENLISGFQVRESIIPEGEDLLSTLILENSPGCSVESAPGYLFNEKEAEEELKKHFGVNNLSCFGIEGRKLAVISAGSLLRHIKDLRNNDMAHLSNILLIVPEDTLFLDAETARNLELTEPVRGDSPETTLIHHMDRTKTSGGGRCLRSWMMHPSRIIEVINRRLEGISSIISDQIMMRSLRSSLVGFPDIERIISRVTTGRASPRELLYLADALSRIPEIIEKCSSFDAKVVRENIDIASQPNNISDLIKDSIDPEAPSRMKDGGFIRTGFDSALDILIDDSENGRQWIADLQRQERERTGIPSLKVGFNKVFGYYIEVSRIHESKIPEDYSAKQSLVASQRYVTEKLKERETQILTADVRRIELEKEIFSRVCSEISARSHILQKVAQAVSILDVLSSLADLAIDRNFCMPVVDDSEDLVVSAGRHPVVEAISGKSFIPNEINIRPDERQLLLITGPNMGGKSTYIRQAALIAIMAQMGSFVPASRARIGIMDRIFTRVGSSDNLARGQSTFLVEMGETARILNNCSSKSLVLLDEIGRGTSTIDGLSIAWAVTEYLLENKSRRPRTLFATHFHELTSLSDKYPRLKNMRVEVKEWGDNVIFLYRILEGKSDKSYGIHVAQLAGLPDSIIKSAWQRFKELEANHVTSSVNDNYRHVQASLFKEPDPIREILKGIDPDRITPLDALQLLAKLHRISKDN